A section of the Primulina eburnea isolate SZY01 chromosome 1, ASM2296580v1, whole genome shotgun sequence genome encodes:
- the LOC140832042 gene encoding mediator of RNA polymerase II transcription subunit 33A-like isoform X3, producing MVPIITISNFRVMESINEVLQFYQMFGVQSSEPGLLVVEFIFALVWELLDASLDDEGLLELTPEKKSRWPIKSRDMEIDYVDSFDGKRRESQAALSKINTVMAVEIIAHFFRNKVTSQILFLARRNMPMHWGCFVQHLRLLAANSSSLRNSKMISPESLLQLTSDTRQILLRECRTNSRQKFHTVMARSPLCSASLSHGTVQSEQWLPIDLYLEDAMDGIQVLTTSAAETLADLVKSLQAVNQTTWQDTFLGLWVAALRLVQRERNPSEGPVPRLDSCLCMLLSVVVLAVVHIVKEDEIILVSETQQSSYNKKKDVPPVGKYHQDLVSSLQRLDDFEGLLSPPPLISSLANQAAAKALVFLSGLTVGSANVDCISLNDIPLNFPGDLRHLIVESCIARNVLDTSAYLWPGYVKGPRNQTPRTVAGQMPAWSSLMKGSPLTPIIVNTLVSTPATSLVELERLYEIAVSSSDDQKISAAKIFCGASLSRGWNVQEHTATFITRLLSPAAPTDFSGSESNLIGYAPFLNVLLVGISSIDSVQIFSLHGLAPQLAASLMPICEVFGSCAPNMLWTLNAGEEISSHAVFSNAFALLLRLWRFDRPPLDNVMGDFTPVRSHLTPEYLLLVRNSQLASSENPPNNHNKTSGLSRLSCPSLTEPIVMDSFPKLKCWYRQHQECIASILSALVPGNYVHQIAEALLNMMFRKMYRGGQPLTPPTSGSSSSSASGTDDSSFCLKLPAWDILEAVPFVLDAALTACAHGQLSPRDLTTGLKDLADFLPASLATIVSYFSAEVTRGLWKPAFMNGSDWPSPAANLSIIEERINRTLAATGVNVPCLSVGGSSAVTIPLPLAALVSLTITYKLDKSTDRFLNLVGPALNNLGICCPWPCMSIIAALWTQKVKRWADFLVFSASKAVFHHNSDAAVQLLKVCFTTAVGLKSSPVVSNGGVGALLGHGFGSHVIGGLSAVAPGLLYLRVHPAVRNVMFMTEEIVCILVHTVGDIANSGVSAEKMEDLKKTKYSMKYGQVSLASAMTKIKIAASLAASLVWITGGLNLVQLLIKETLPSWLISSIHSSEKSDKEQGGVVAMMCGYALAYFTLFIGTFAWGVDLASPASKRRPKVLEKHLEFLASALDGKISVGCNKATWRAYVTGYISLMVCCTPAWMLEIDVEVLKRVSQGLKQWKEEELAVALLVISGPRAMAAAAEMIIETGF from the exons ATGGTCCCAATTATCACAA TATCCAATTTCAGGGTTATGGAATCCATAAACGAGGTCCTCCAATTTTATCAGATGTTTGGAGTACAGTCATCTGAACCAGGGCTTCTTGTTGTTGAGTTTATATTTGCACTTGTATGGGAGCTTCTTGATGCATCTCTTGATGACGAAGGTCTGTTAGAACTCACGCCTGAAAAGAAATCTAGGTGGCCAATCAAGAGTCGAGATATGGAAATAGACTATGTTGATAGCTTTGATGGGAAGAGAAGGGAAAGTCAGGCAGCATTAAGTAAAATTAATACTGTTATGGCTGTTGAAATAATTGCTCACTTttttcggaacaaagtgacttcCCAAATCCTTTTTTTGGCTCGTCGAAACAT GCCAATGCATTGGGGATGCTTCGTTCAACATTTGAGACTGCTTGCTGCAAATTCATCGTCCTTAAGAAATTCAAAGATGATCTCTCCAGAGTCACTCTTGCAGTTAACATCTGATACACGTCAAATCTTGCTTCGTGAATGCCGAACAAACTCACGACAAAAGTTTCACACAGTTATGGCTAGGTCACCTTTGTGTTCTGCTAGCCTATCTCATGGTACTGTTCAATCAGAACAGTGGCTTCCAATAGATCTTTATTTAGAAGATGCAATGGATGGAATTCAAGTGTTGACAACTAGTGCTGCTGAAACTCTTGCAG ATTTAGTCAAGTCTCTCCAGGCTGTGAATCAGACCACTTGGCAGGATACATTTCTGGGTTTATGGGTTGCGGCTTTACGGCTTGTTCAGAGA GAGAGGAATCCAAGTGAGGGTCCTGTTCCTCGCCTTGACTCTTGTTTATGTATGCTATTGTCTGTCGTGGTACTTGCAGTTGTTCATATTGTTAAAGAGGATGAGATTATATTGGTTAGTGAGACTCAGCAAAGCTcctacaataaaaaaaaagatgtaCCACCTGTGGGAAAGTATCATCAAGACTTGGTTTCCAGCCTTCAaaggttagatgattttgaaggATTGTTGAGTCCTCCACCACTTATTAGTTCACTGGCTAATCAAGCTGCTGCAAAAGCATTGGTGTTCCTTTCTGGCCTTACAGTTGGCAGTGCAAACGTTGATTGCATTAGCTTGAATGACATTCCCTTGAATTTCC CTGGGGACCTTCGGCACCTCATTGTTGAGTCTTGCATTGCTAGAAATGTTTTGGACACATCAGCATACTTATGGCCTGGATATGTAAAAGGTCCTCGCAACCAAACTCCTCGAACCGTTGCTGGTCAAATGCCTGCTTGGTCCTCATTAATGAAAGGGTCACCTTTAACTCCTATTATCGTAAACACATTGGTATCAACTCCTGCTACAAG CTTAGTAGAGCTTGAGAGATTGTACGAGATTGCTGTCAGCAGTTCAGATGACCAGAAGATTTCTGCTGCAAAAATATTCTGTGGGGCTTCCCTTAGTCGAGGTTGGAATGTACAG GAGCATACTGCCACTTTCATCACCAGATTGCTTTCACCTGCTGCTCCGACAGATTTTTCTGGAAGTGAGAGCAATTTGATAGGCTATGCTCCATTTCTGAACGTTCTTCTTGTCGGAATATCTTCTATCGATAGTGTCCAGATATTTTCCTTGCACGGCTTG GCTCCTCAGCTTGCTGCTTCGTTGATGCCAATCTGTGAGGTCTTTGGTTCATGTGCACCCAATATGTTGTGGACTTTGAATGCCGGCGAGGAAATTTCTTCCCATGCTGTATTTTCAAATGCATTTGCTCTGCTGTTGAGGTTGTGGAGATTTGATAGACCACCTCTGGATAATGTGATGGGAGATTTCACCCCAGTCAGATCCCATTTAACTCCCGAATATCTCTTATTGGTTCGCAATTCCCAGTTAGCATCATCGGAGAATCCACcaaataatcataataaaacCAGTGGACTGTCAAGATTGTCATGTCCATCTTTAACCGAGCCCATAGTCATGGATTCTTTTCCAAAATTAAAGTGTTGGTACAGGCAGCATCAGGAATGTATTGCTTCTATTCTTTCTGCTCTGGTTCCTGGAAATTATGTTCATCAGATTGCTGAGGCTCTCTTAAACATGATGTTTAGAAAAATGTACAGAGGTGGTCAGCCACTTACTCCTCCAACTTCTGGAAGTAGCAGCTCATCTGCATCTGGAACTGATGATTCTTCTTTTTGTCTTAAATTACCTGCGTGGGATATTCTTGAGGCAGTTCCTTTTGTACTTGATGCTGCCCTTACTGCTTGTGCCCATGGGCAACTCTCCCCGCGTGACCTGACCACTG GGCTCAAAGATCTTGCTGATTTTCTTCCTGCTTCTTTGGCGACAATCGTAAGTTACTTTTCAGCGGAAGTGACTCGCGGTCTTTGGAAGCCCGCTTTCATGAATGGATCAGACTGGCCGAGCCCTGCTGCAAATTTATCCATAATTGAAGAACGGATAAACAGAACTTTAGCTGCCACTGGAGTTAATGTCCCATGTCTTTCTGTAG GAGGAAGCTCTGCGGTGACTATTCCATTACCCCTGGCAGCACTTGTTAGCCTCACGATAACCTATAAACTCGACAAATCTACCGATCGTTTTCTAAACTTGGTTGGCCCAGCCTTGAACAATCTTGGCATATGTTGTCCGTGGCCATGTATGTCAATAATAGCTGCTTTATGGACTCAAAAAGTAAAGCGTTGGGCCGACTTTCTCGTCTTCTCTGCCTCAAAAGCTGTGTTCCACCACAATAGTGATGCTGCAGTTCAACTACTAAAAGTCTGCTTCACAACTGCAGTTGGACTAAAGTCTTCACCTGTGGTGAGCAATGGTGGGGTTGGTGCTCTTCTGGGCCATGGCTTCGGTTCCCATGTTATCGGTGGCTTATCTGCTGTTGCCCCTGGATTACTCTACTTACGAGTTCATCCAGCTGTTagaaatgttatgtttatgaCAGAAGAAATTGTATGTATTCTGGTGCACACAGTCGGAGACATTGCGAATAGTGGGGTCTCGGCAGAGAAAATGGAGGATCTGAAGAAAACCAAATACAGTATGAAATATGGCCAGGTATCTCTTGCTTCTGCAATGACGAAGATTAAGATCGCAGCTTCCCTGGCTGCTTCTTTGGTTTGGATTACAGGTGGTCTAAATTTGGTTCAATTGTTAATAAAAGAAACTCTTCCTTCTTGGTTGATATCATCAATCCACTCGTCAGAAAAGAGTGACAAGGAACAAGGAGGAGTGGTTGCGATGATGTGTGGTTATGCTCTTGCATACTTCACCTTATTCATTGGAACGTTTGCTTGGGGCGTGGATTTGGCATCACCTGCATCTAAGCGACGACCCAAGGTTCTTGAAAAACACCTGGAATTCCTAGCAAGTGCCCTGGATGGTAAAATATCTGTTGGCTGTAACAAAGCAACATGGAGGGCGTATGTAACAGGATACATAAGTTTGATGGTGTGCTGTACCCCTGCTTGGATGCTGGAAATTGACGTGGAAGTTTTGAAGAGAGTTAGCCAGGGACTTAAACAGTGGAAAGAGGAGGAACTGGCTGTGGCCCTTCTGGTAATCAGCGGGCCTCGTGCTATGGCTGCCGCTGCTGAAATGATCATAGAAACTGGATTCTGA